Genomic window (Terriglobales bacterium):
CAGGATCGATGCGTCCTTGCCTTACATCAAGCAACAGGCCGTCAATACGCTCACCGGTCAGTACAACACCACGGAACAAGCCCGCGAGGCTATCGCCACTGATTTACAGAAGTTCTATCAAACCAAATACCCTGATATTTACTCGTCCCGCCAACTGGAAATCCATAACGCTATCTCCGAGCTCCAGCGTATCTACAGCTCCACCATCTTTCCCGAGATGAAGGTGGACTGGCGGGTCCATCCCAACAATATCGGTCATTTCTATTTTCCGGGATGCTTCCGTTGTCACGATGGCAATCACGTCAGCGCGGAGGGCAAGGTCCTCAGCAAAGAATGCAACATCTGCCATACCGTTATTGCCCAGGTTGAAAGTGGACAGCCTGTGATCGGCAGCGCTCAGGGGATCGCCTTCAAACACCCCGTGGACCTCGGAGACATGACTGCGGTGAGCTGTAATGACTGCCATACCGGCGGCGTCGGACCGTGAGCATCCATCTGTCATCTTGGGGGAGGACGGGGCTGGTTTGTCTAGGACAGGCAATCTTGCCTGTCCCGTCCCCGTGAGTGGCCTCACACCTAGAAGTGACGCATATCACGGCCCGATGTATGGGCCTCCCTTACTCTCCTGATACGGAAACCCCAAGCGGAGCGGAGCCGCCAGAGGAGGTTGGGATGAATTCCGATAACAGCGGTCATACAGCAAACGCCCTTAAGCCACGCCTGGTTTTTTGGGAGGTCACCAAGGGCTGCAATCTGCGCTGCATCCACTGCCGCGCCACGGCCACGGAATTGAGCTCTCCTACCGACCTTCCCACCGCGCGAGCCCTCGAGATCATCGATCAGATCGCCAATTTCGCCAATCCCATCCTGGTTCTCAGCGGCGGCGAGCCGCTGTATCGGGCAGACATCTTCGACCTCGCCTCGGCGGGCGCGCGGCGCGGCCTGCGAGTGGCGCTGGCGACCAACGGAACGCTGGTGACCAAAGATGTCGCGCGGCGTATCGTCGATGCCGGCATCAAGCGTGTTTCTATCAGTCTCGACGGCGCCGACGCTCTCACCCACGACACTTTTCGTGGCATTCCTGGCGCGTTTGATGCGGCCGTGTACGGTCTGCGCAATCTGAAAAAACTAGGCATGTCGGTGCAGATCAACATGACCATCGCCCGACACAATGCCCGCCAGCTTCCCCAGGTCCTCGAACTGGCTCGCAATCTCGGTGCGGATGCCCTGCATACCTTCCTGCTGGTTCCAGTAGGCTGCGGCGTGGATATCGCCGCCGAACAGATGGTCCCACCCGACGAATATGAGGAGATGCTGAACTGGTTCTACGATCGCTCCAAAGACGGCGACATCGAACTGAAAGCGACCTGCGCACCGCATTATTTCCGCGTCGTGCGTCAGCGTCGGGCGGAGGAGCGGCGTGCGGCGATGGCAGCCGGGGCGACTTACCTGCAAGCCGCCAATCCCAGCGCAATCGGCCCGGACGAGATGAGTATGCCGGGAACAAATGCCGTGGTGTTTCGCCCCAAGGGCAATCACACCGGCCACCCCACCACTCATCCCGCTGGGCACCCTGACGGCATGAATGCCATGACCAAGGGCTGCCTGGCCGGCACCGGCGTGTGTTTCATCTCCCACGAGGGCGAAGTGTTTCCTTGTGGATATCTGCCGGTTCTTGCCGGAGACCTGCGTAGGAAATCATTTGCTGAAATTTGGAACGACTCTGAGGTCTTTGAGCAGTTGCGCGAAACCAACAACCTGAAAGGTAAATGCGGCTGCTGTGAGTTCCGCAATGTGTGCATGGGATGCCGCGCTCGCGCCTTTGCCGCCACCGGCGATTACCTGGCCGAGGAGCCATTCTGCGTGTACGAGCCCAAGTTGCCCGTCCTCAACAATTCGAAAGTGCCAGCGGCTCGTTGATCCTTCTTGAGCTGCAGCCCGCCACGCCGGAATCCGCTTCCACCTCCTCGCGGATTCCGGCGCGGCATTTTCTTATTAACCTCTGTCATCTTGAGCGAAGACCGGCCAAGGACCGTATAGGACAGGCGATCTCGTCCTTAAGATTCATAGAGTATGCTTAGGAATTAATCATGGACCAGGTAAAGCTCGTTCGCGAGTGGGACCCAGACATCTTTCATGCCAGGGTGCTGGAGCTGGAGCGCCAGGGATGGGAATCGCGCCGCGAGACCTATCGCGTCACCGCTGAAATGAATCCTGAGACTGGCATCATTTCGCACGTCTACAGCATTGAGCTACGCAAATCCGCACGCAGCAATGATACATAGCAGATCTTTTTTGGAAACCCGCTGAGCTCAACAAACTGGACCTGCGATTACCGTCGGGTCCGCGGTGGGGCTCACTGCGAAATCTCCTTCCCAACGGGCGATCACCACGGTCGCAAGGCAATTGCCAATCACATTGACGGAAGTGCGGGCCATATCCATCAACTGATCGATTCCCAGCAGAATGAACACAGGTTCGACCGGAAGGCCAAACATACCAACCGTTCCCAGCAGGATCACAATGGCCGCGCGCGAGACTCCGGCGACTCCTTTACTGGTAAGCATCAGAGTGAGCAAGAAGAAAAGTTGCTGGCCTACGCTCATATGCACCCCGGCCGCCTGGGCTACGAAGATTCCGGCAAGCGATAAATACAGGCTGGAACCATCGAGGTTGAAGCTGTAGCCGGTGGGGATGACAAAAGCCACAGTTGGGCGCGGAATGCCGAGCCCTTCCATGGCTTCCATCGCACTTGGCAAAGCAGCTTCGGAACTACTCGTACCGAAAGCGATAGAAGCGGGCTCGGCCACCGCCCGCAGAAATCTGCCGAGCGGCACACCCACCAGCAGTGCGATCGGCAGTAGTACGCCTATTAGGAAAACAATGAGTGCGACGTAGAGCGTAGCGAGAAGCTTCGCAAGATTCAGCAGCACACCCATTCCGGTGTGTCCAACGGTGTAAGCAATCGCCGCGCCGACTCCGATGGGCGCAAACAGCATCACCAGGTTGGTGAACTTGAACATCACCTCCGCAAGGCTCTCCGTGAACGCCAACATGGGGCGGCGCTTGTCTTCACGCACCATGGCCAGCGCGATGCCAAACAGGATGCTGAAGATCACGATCTGCAGCACCTGCCCTTCGGCCACCGACTTAGCAAGGTTCTCAGGAAAAATGTGGAGGATGAGCTCGCTGCTAGTTGGCCGGGGGACCGGAGCCGCCTCGGCCACGCTGGCAGCGGGCAGATGAACTCCAACTCCAGCCTTGCTGATGTTGATCGCCGCCAGGCCGATGAACAACGCCAGTGTGGTGACCACCTCGAAATAGATGATCGCCCTCACTCCCATGCGGCCAACTTTCTTCAGATCAGCATGTCCGGCAATTCCACTCACCAAGGTGCCAAACAGCAGTGGAGCAATGATGGCTTTGATCAATTGCAGGAAAATCTGAGCGAGCACGCGGAGATGAGTGGCCAGTCGTGGAAAATCATGGCCGACCTCGGCCCCGACAAACATGCCGAAGACAATCCAGGTGGTAAGCGAACGTCGTACTACGGCATACGCCAGCAGAGCGGCCAGGGAAATCCAGCGCGATGTTGTCAGCAGGATTGGACCGATTCGCACCCAGCCCAGGAGGTCGAGGACATTCAGCAGAGCGGCAAT
Coding sequences:
- a CDS encoding cation:dicarboxylase symporter family transporter; translation: MKPRLLIAAVVLLAIAALLNVLDLLGWVRIGPILLTTSRWISLAALLAYAVVRRSLTTWIVFGMFVGAEVGHDFPRLATHLRVLAQIFLQLIKAIIAPLLFGTLVSGIAGHADLKKVGRMGVRAIIYFEVVTTLALFIGLAAINISKAGVGVHLPAASVAEAAPVPRPTSSELILHIFPENLAKSVAEGQVLQIVIFSILFGIALAMVREDKRRPMLAFTESLAEVMFKFTNLVMLFAPIGVGAAIAYTVGHTGMGVLLNLAKLLATLYVALIVFLIGVLLPIALLVGVPLGRFLRAVAEPASIAFGTSSSEAALPSAMEAMEGLGIPRPTVAFVIPTGYSFNLDGSSLYLSLAGIFVAQAAGVHMSVGQQLFFLLTLMLTSKGVAGVSRAAIVILLGTVGMFGLPVEPVFILLGIDQLMDMARTSVNVIGNCLATVVIARWEGDFAVSPTADPTVIAGPVC
- a CDS encoding radical SAM protein codes for the protein MNSDNSGHTANALKPRLVFWEVTKGCNLRCIHCRATATELSSPTDLPTARALEIIDQIANFANPILVLSGGEPLYRADIFDLASAGARRGLRVALATNGTLVTKDVARRIVDAGIKRVSISLDGADALTHDTFRGIPGAFDAAVYGLRNLKKLGMSVQINMTIARHNARQLPQVLELARNLGADALHTFLLVPVGCGVDIAAEQMVPPDEYEEMLNWFYDRSKDGDIELKATCAPHYFRVVRQRRAEERRAAMAAGATYLQAANPSAIGPDEMSMPGTNAVVFRPKGNHTGHPTTHPAGHPDGMNAMTKGCLAGTGVCFISHEGEVFPCGYLPVLAGDLRRKSFAEIWNDSEVFEQLRETNNLKGKCGCCEFRNVCMGCRARAFAATGDYLAEEPFCVYEPKLPVLNNSKVPAAR